A portion of the Thermoleophilia bacterium genome contains these proteins:
- a CDS encoding XRE family transcriptional regulator: protein MSAQSEQSIGLLIGEALRARREESGLSLRAAAERANMSPAHLSEVERGIKEPSLGALQRIADVVGGGAGEIFLDLAIALGAAPARPARHPLGFAPDPREEIAWALERLHQQDLRTVAAFGAFLAAQTNTHTGGTTT from the coding sequence ATGTCCGCTCAGAGCGAACAGTCAATCGGACTCCTCATCGGGGAGGCACTGCGTGCCCGGCGTGAAGAGTCCGGACTGTCCCTGCGTGCGGCGGCCGAGCGCGCGAACATGAGCCCGGCGCACCTCTCGGAGGTCGAGCGCGGGATCAAGGAACCATCCCTCGGGGCGCTCCAGCGTATCGCCGACGTCGTCGGCGGCGGGGCCGGCGAGATTTTCCTCGATCTGGCGATCGCACTCGGCGCGGCACCCGCCCGTCCAGCACGTCACCCACTCGGATTCGCACCCGATCCGCGAGAGGAGATCGCCTGGGCACTGGAGCGCCTGCACCAACAGGACCTCCGCACCGTCGCCGCCTTCGGCGCGTTTCTCGCGGCCCAGACCAACACCCACACAGGAGGCACCACCACATGA
- a CDS encoding nucleoside deaminase produces the protein MRPDDERWMRRALDEARRAPAHGDVPVGCVVVKDGRVIASACNERELRQDPTAHAEVLAIRDAAIALGGWRLIGATVYVTLEPCAMCAGAILQARSERVVVGASEPVSGAAGSVLDLFRDPRLPTRVSVDMGVLAAESAELLRAFFAERRGG, from the coding sequence GTGAGGCCCGATGACGAGCGCTGGATGCGCCGGGCGCTGGATGAGGCCCGGAGGGCACCCGCGCACGGTGATGTTCCGGTGGGGTGTGTTGTGGTGAAGGATGGCCGGGTCATCGCGAGTGCGTGCAACGAGCGCGAACTGCGGCAGGATCCGACGGCCCACGCCGAGGTGCTCGCCATTCGGGACGCGGCAATCGCCCTCGGCGGGTGGCGTCTGATCGGGGCCACGGTGTACGTCACGCTCGAACCCTGCGCCATGTGTGCCGGGGCCATTCTGCAGGCCCGTTCGGAGCGGGTCGTGGTGGGTGCATCCGAGCCCGTGTCGGGCGCCGCCGGAAGTGTGCTCGATCTCTTCCGCGATCCGCGCCTGCCGACGCGTGTGTCGGTGGACATGGGCGTACTGGCGGCGGAATCGGCCGAACTGCTGCGCGCATTCTTCGCGGAGCGCCGCGGCGGCTGA
- a CDS encoding type 1 glutamine amidotransferase → MIASILADAPDSISVVQASTAVAASGAKQVDPPVAYLAAVRVAQAVVAAPLMPQQWRHEVGVPGEVDMGRALYAPPMVRPLLVIQHVPWEGPHRVLAAFADVPLIRTDALDPGCRLPGPAEVRGAVIMGGPMSVNDADAIPGLAAEVDWVRQAISAGVPLLGICLGAQVIARAAGAVVSPAPRREIGWLPVSIADPRDPVLGPLAPMTVALHWHGEAFTLPDGASALARSAMTPVQAFRLSSAWGVLFHPEADEALVDTWLAEPTMQREAEEVLGPDAARVLRLGARRHAADLVVNSTAGFAAFAARTA, encoded by the coding sequence TTGATCGCCTCGATCCTTGCGGATGCGCCGGACTCAATCTCGGTCGTGCAGGCGTCCACTGCCGTCGCCGCCTCGGGCGCCAAGCAGGTCGATCCTCCGGTCGCGTACTTGGCGGCGGTGAGGGTGGCCCAGGCGGTGGTGGCCGCGCCGCTGATGCCGCAGCAGTGGCGGCACGAGGTGGGGGTGCCGGGGGAGGTGGATATGGGGCGGGCGCTCTACGCTCCGCCCATGGTGCGACCGCTCCTGGTGATTCAGCACGTCCCGTGGGAGGGCCCGCACCGCGTGCTCGCCGCATTTGCGGATGTTCCGCTCATTCGTACCGACGCACTCGACCCCGGATGCCGGCTGCCCGGCCCGGCCGAGGTACGCGGCGCCGTGATTATGGGTGGCCCCATGAGCGTCAATGACGCCGACGCCATACCCGGGCTGGCCGCAGAGGTCGACTGGGTGCGCCAGGCGATCTCTGCGGGAGTCCCCCTCCTTGGAATCTGCCTGGGGGCGCAGGTCATCGCCCGTGCGGCGGGAGCGGTGGTGTCCCCCGCGCCTCGCAGGGAGATCGGCTGGCTGCCGGTGTCGATCGCCGACCCGCGCGACCCGGTACTCGGGCCGCTCGCGCCGATGACCGTCGCCCTGCACTGGCACGGTGAGGCCTTCACGCTCCCGGATGGTGCGTCCGCGCTCGCTCGATCGGCGATGACCCCAGTCCAGGCATTCCGCTTGAGCAGTGCGTGGGGCGTGCTGTTCCACCCCGAGGCGGATGAGGCGTTGGTGGACACGTGGCTCGCCGAGCCGACCATGCAGCGGGAAGCGGAGGAGGTGCTGGGGCCGGATGCCGCTCGCGTGCTCCGTCTAGGAGCCCGCCGTCATGCCGCCGACCTCGTGGTGAACTCGACCGCGGGCTTCGCGGCGTTCGCTGCCCGCACCGCCTAA
- the clpP gene encoding ATP-dependent Clp endopeptidase proteolytic subunit ClpP — MSPLIPMVIEQTARGERSFDIYSRLLNERIIFLGTPIDDQIANLIVAQLLHLESEDADKDISIYINSPGGSVYAGLAIYDTMNFIKPDVQTICCGIAMSMGALLLAGGTKGKRMALPNSRILIHQVLSGFSGQATDIEIHARETLNLRAQLDQILAKHTGKTEEQIHTDSERDRFFTALEATDYGLVDRVIESH, encoded by the coding sequence ATGAGCCCGCTCATCCCGATGGTCATCGAGCAAACCGCCCGTGGCGAGCGCTCGTTCGACATCTACTCGCGCCTGCTCAACGAGCGCATCATCTTCCTCGGAACGCCCATCGACGATCAGATCGCCAACCTCATCGTGGCCCAGTTGCTGCACCTCGAGAGCGAGGACGCCGACAAGGACATCTCGATCTACATCAACTCGCCGGGTGGCTCGGTGTACGCCGGCCTCGCGATCTACGACACCATGAACTTCATCAAGCCCGACGTACAGACCATCTGCTGCGGTATTGCGATGAGCATGGGTGCCCTGCTACTTGCGGGGGGCACGAAGGGCAAGCGCATGGCACTGCCCAACAGCCGTATCCTCATCCACCAGGTCCTGTCGGGCTTCAGTGGCCAAGCAACGGACATCGAGATCCACGCGCGCGAGACCCTCAACCTCCGGGCCCAGCTCGATCAGATCCTCGCCAAGCACACTGGCAAGACCGAGGAGCAGATCCACACGGACTCCGAGCGCGACCGCTTCTTCACGGCTCTGGAGGCCACCGACTACGGGCTCGTGGATCGGGTGATCGAGAGCCACTAA